The following nucleotide sequence is from uncultured Draconibacterium sp..
TTCAGTTATATATTGAAGTATTATCTTTAGATTCCAATTTAGACGGGCCAATTAGAATTATTCAAATATGCTACTAACTAAACTACATATTCCGCAACCTAAAGAAAATGTTGTTCACCGATCAGCTTTATTTGAAAAATTAAACGAAGGATTAAACCGCAAATTAGTTCTCGTTTCAGCACCGGCGGGTTACGGAAAAACAACGCTTGTTGTCGACTGGATTTACAGTAAAAAGCTTAAATCAGTTTGGTATTCGCTGGATGAAAGCGACAACATTTTTACTTCATTTTTAAGTTATCTGATAACCGGACTGCAAACTATCGATAAAAGCATAGGAGAAACCATTCAACCACTCTTAAAAACCGCTGTAAACCTTTCTGCTGAAAAAATCACCGGGATATTGGTAAACGACCTGATCCAGTCAAATAAAATGTTCGTGTTGGTGTTCGATGATTTCCATTACATTCATCAAAAAGAGATCATTCAGTTCATCAACTATTTTATTCGCTTTTTACCGGATAATTTACACATCGCCATTATAACAAGAAGCGATCCTTCAATTCAACTTTCAAAATTGCGAAGTAAACAGCAACTAATTGAGTTGAGAATTGATGATTTGAGTTTCTCGGCAAAAGATACCAACGAGTTTTTTTACAGAACACACAACATTAGCTTAAAAGAAGAAGATGCCGATTTTCTGCAGACCAAAACGGAAGGCTGGATATCAGGCATTCATTTAGCCGGAATTTCAATTAAAGGGCAGGATAATGTTTCCACATTTATTCAAAATTTGAAAGGTAGCAGCCGGTATATTATGGATTATCTACTTGATGAAGTCCTTTCTGTTCAGGATAAGCAAGTGAAAGATTTTCTGCTAAAAACCGCCATTTTGAAGCGCTTGTGCCCTGATTTATGCGATCACATTCTCTGTACCACAAACAGTCATGAAATAGTGGAGTTATTGGAAACCAACAACATGTTCATTATTCCACTGGACAACGAAAGAAAATGGTATCGTTACCATCATTTGTTTTCCGATTTACTCCGAAAAAGGTTGATTCAATCTTCATCAATCAACATTCCGGAACTACATACTTTGGCAAGTGAGTGGTTGATTAACAACGACCTTGTTGACGAAGCCATTCATCATTTGTTGCTTGCAAAGAATTATGAAAAAGCCGCTGAATTAATTTCGCAGGAAATGTTCAAAATCTGGGATGATGGCAATCATTATAAATTTAGTCCGTGGCTAAATTCTCTGCCTGAAAATATCCTGAGTCAAACCCCTCAATTAATCATTCTCAAAGCAGAACTGGCAATGACCAGGTGGCAAATTAAGGATGCTGAAGAATTACTAAACAGTGCAGAGACTATACTAAATGACATTGAAAATAACAAGATTACACCATTAATTTCACTTTCAACAAGTGGTAAAAATTACAGAGGGCGAATATTGGTGAACTACGCCTTAATTGCTTCTTATCATGAAAAGCCCAAAGACATCATTAGATATGTTGAGGAGGCATTGGAAATACTCTCAACTGATCAGCTTATCTGGAGAAATTTGGCTAAAATGATTTTGAGTGATGCCTATTTTATAATAGGAAAATTGCCTGAAGCACAAAAAGGGCAGGTCGAAACTAATAAGTCCTACATGATTGCTCAAAATCCCTTCCTGTATTTAATGTCCGGGGCAAATTTGGCTGTTACGCTTAGGCAGCAAGGAAAACTAAATGAGGTACTAGAGCTTTGTGAAAACCTTATTAAAGATGCTGAAGATAAAAAGCTGAGCAATACAACTGTAGTGGGTTGGCTACAAACAATTAAAGCTGAGGTTCTGGCAGAATTCAATAATATAGACGAGGCTGAAAAGATTGCACTAAAGGGAGTCGCAACAGCTGAGAATTTTAAAATTTTTGGTGTGGTTTTAAAATGCCGTTTATTGCTTATAAGAATTTACTTCTCAAAAGGGAAGTATTCCGAAATTAACCAAATTTTGCAGCTAATTAAGGATGAAACTGTTGGTTTTGGAGTAACCGGACATATAAAAAGTCAAATTGATTCCTGGAGAGCCAGAATGTCAATCTCTCAAAGCAATTACACTGAGTTGGAACAATGGATGAGCGAATACGAAGACCGTGAAGGGATTATTTTCGATTACATCAACGAGAATAAAAATATAGCAGCATCACGGGTGTACATGGCACTTGGAAGATTCAATGAAGCAGAAGAAATCCTTTCGAATTTGGAAACCGAAGCAGAAACAAACAACAGAATAAATGCTCTGATAGAAATTCTTTTGCTGAAAGCTCAGTTGAAATACCAAACAGGAGAATCTGAACTTGCAAAAAAACTATTATACAAAGCCTTTTCGTATGCCGAACCCGGTGGCTATATAAGAACCTTTATCGATGAAGGACCTGTCATTGGGGAACTCGCAAAAAATCTACAACGAAATAAAAATTCAGGATTTATAAATTCTAAAGTTGCAGTCTCGCAAGAATACATAAATCAATTATGTAGTGCTTTTTCTGCAGAGAATAAAAAAGAGGAACAAGCAGAAACGGGGCTCAGTACCAGAGAACTGGAGATACTAAAACTGATAGCTAAAGATTATTCCAACCAACAAATTGCCGATGAATCGTTTATTTCGTTGAACACTGTAAAAACCCACCTGAAAAACATCAATCTTAAACTCGAAGTAGACAGTCGGATAAAAGCTGTAGAAAAGGCGAAAACATTGGGAATACTCTGATTTTTAATTTCATGAAACATTCAAAATCACCCTCTGAAATCACCCAAAAGGGTGATTTTTTTTTGGCGGATGATCCGGACCTTTGAAGTGTTGATTCAAAGCAAAACAAAATGAATGGTACAATTAAAATAAAAATCAAAGGACATCTCGATTCATCGTGGAAAGAATGGTTTGATGGTTTGGATATCACAACTAAAGGCGATTACACCATTTTGCGCGGAGATGCACGAGACGAAGCATTTATTTACGGTATCCTGAATAAGATCAGAGATTTGAATCTGAAACTTATTTCAGTAGAAAAGACGGAGAGTCCCGGCAAATAATGATTTCAAAAATCAAAAAAATGACGGACAAATGATGCTAGATGAAATAATACAAAACCGAAGATCTATTAGAAACTACCAGGATAAACCTGTTTCGCTAGTTACAATACGAAGCATAATAAAAGATAGTACTTTGGCGCCAAGTGCCGGCAATGAGCAGCCATGGAAGTATCTGGTTGTAAACAACAAAGCAATGCTCGACCGGATATCTGATGAGTGCAGGCAGAATTTCATCAAACGTATTGCCGTGAATCCTGGCGATCCTGCAAAAAAATATGAAAAGATGCTTCAAAATGAATCTTTCCATATTTTCTATCACGCGCCTGCTGTGGTTTTTATTATGGGCGAAACGAATATTAAAAACCTGGTTGCCGACTGTTCGTTAGCCGCTTGCTATTTTATGTTTTTGGCAACAGAGAAAGGATTGGGAACATGCTGGGTGAATTTTGCCACGGCAGTTAGTAATCCTGAATTACGAAACGAACTAGGAATACCAGCGAACCTAAAAATAGTTGCACCTATTGCATTGGGATATCCGAAAAAAATTCCCGCAATTCCCCCAAGAAAAGAACCTCAAATATTGAATGTAATTGAATAAAATGAAAAACGCGAAAACAAAAAATATAGTACTGGCAGGAGCTACAGGGTATTTGGGAAGATACATCGCAGCCGAATTATTGGCCCGGGAATATAACACCTGTTTAATAGTCCGGAACAAGGAGAAGGCCGGATTTGATCAGGATAAATTTGATGTAATAGAAGCAGAGGTAACTAATCCGATGAGTATTATTGAATGCACGTCAAATGCGGATGTTGTTATCAGTACTGTAGGAATTACCAAACAAAAAGATGGACTGACCTATATGGATGTTGATTACCGGGCCAATTTGAATTTATTGGAAGAAGCAATTGAAAGCGGAGTGAAAAAGTTCATTTATGTGTCAGCGTTTAATGCCGACAAATTAACACATCTGAAAATGTGTGAAGCTAAAGAAATGTTTGTTAAGAAGCTCAAGGAATCGGGTATCGGCTATTGTATTGTACGGCCAAATGGCTTTTTCTCGGACATGGCCGAGTTTCTGAAAATGGCAAAAAAAGGAAAAGCCGAACTTTTTGGCGATGGAAATTTTAAAATGAATCCAATACACGGTGCCGATTTGGCCAAAATATGTGTTGATGCCATTGAGTCGAATGAAATAGAAATTGAAGCCGGTGGTCCCGAAATTCTTACGCATAACGAAATTGTAAATATGGCATTCGATACGCTCGGGAAAAAACCAAAAATTAGCTACATGCCCGAATGGATGAGAAAAACGATATTATGGTTCGCCAGAACATTCACATCTCAGAAAACTTATGGTCCGATGGAATTTTTCTTCACTGTTCTTGCCATGGATATGGTTGCCCCATGGTATGGCGATCATAAGCTT
It contains:
- a CDS encoding LuxR C-terminal-related transcriptional regulator, encoding MLLTKLHIPQPKENVVHRSALFEKLNEGLNRKLVLVSAPAGYGKTTLVVDWIYSKKLKSVWYSLDESDNIFTSFLSYLITGLQTIDKSIGETIQPLLKTAVNLSAEKITGILVNDLIQSNKMFVLVFDDFHYIHQKEIIQFINYFIRFLPDNLHIAIITRSDPSIQLSKLRSKQQLIELRIDDLSFSAKDTNEFFYRTHNISLKEEDADFLQTKTEGWISGIHLAGISIKGQDNVSTFIQNLKGSSRYIMDYLLDEVLSVQDKQVKDFLLKTAILKRLCPDLCDHILCTTNSHEIVELLETNNMFIIPLDNERKWYRYHHLFSDLLRKRLIQSSSINIPELHTLASEWLINNDLVDEAIHHLLLAKNYEKAAELISQEMFKIWDDGNHYKFSPWLNSLPENILSQTPQLIILKAELAMTRWQIKDAEELLNSAETILNDIENNKITPLISLSTSGKNYRGRILVNYALIASYHEKPKDIIRYVEEALEILSTDQLIWRNLAKMILSDAYFIIGKLPEAQKGQVETNKSYMIAQNPFLYLMSGANLAVTLRQQGKLNEVLELCENLIKDAEDKKLSNTTVVGWLQTIKAEVLAEFNNIDEAEKIALKGVATAENFKIFGVVLKCRLLLIRIYFSKGKYSEINQILQLIKDETVGFGVTGHIKSQIDSWRARMSISQSNYTELEQWMSEYEDREGIIFDYINENKNIAASRVYMALGRFNEAEEILSNLETEAETNNRINALIEILLLKAQLKYQTGESELAKKLLYKAFSYAEPGGYIRTFIDEGPVIGELAKNLQRNKNSGFINSKVAVSQEYINQLCSAFSAENKKEEQAETGLSTRELEILKLIAKDYSNQQIADESFISLNTVKTHLKNINLKLEVDSRIKAVEKAKTLGIL
- a CDS encoding nitroreductase family protein; the encoded protein is MMLDEIIQNRRSIRNYQDKPVSLVTIRSIIKDSTLAPSAGNEQPWKYLVVNNKAMLDRISDECRQNFIKRIAVNPGDPAKKYEKMLQNESFHIFYHAPAVVFIMGETNIKNLVADCSLAACYFMFLATEKGLGTCWVNFATAVSNPELRNELGIPANLKIVAPIALGYPKKIPAIPPRKEPQILNVIE
- a CDS encoding SDR family oxidoreductase: MKNAKTKNIVLAGATGYLGRYIAAELLAREYNTCLIVRNKEKAGFDQDKFDVIEAEVTNPMSIIECTSNADVVISTVGITKQKDGLTYMDVDYRANLNLLEEAIESGVKKFIYVSAFNADKLTHLKMCEAKEMFVKKLKESGIGYCIVRPNGFFSDMAEFLKMAKKGKAELFGDGNFKMNPIHGADLAKICVDAIESNEIEIEAGGPEILTHNEIVNMAFDTLGKKPKISYMPEWMRKTILWFARTFTSQKTYGPMEFFFTVLAMDMVAPWYGDHKLKDFFEGIKTENN